One Sinorhizobium mexicanum genomic region harbors:
- a CDS encoding chemotaxis protein CheB — protein MGQESDPPIVGIGASAGGVQALQTFFDHMPTDTDAAFVVIVHLDPDARSELASILASRTKMPVTQVEDRARLESNHVYVIPPNRRLKIGDDTISALPFEEARAHRAPIDLFFRSLAEEHGPGFAVILTGAGADGAIGVKAIKEAGGIVLVQDPNEAEYASMPRNAIATEVADFVLPVQELPERLAELLANRNSLPPAEGRSSDEDVLARILAHVRVRTGHDFSQYKRATILRRIGRRAQVTRRESLADYYTYLRGNVEEAQALFSDFLISVTTFFRDPAPFKSLADNIIPQLFDGKEAGDSIRVWVPGCATGEETYTIGILLLEEAARRDLTQEIQVFGSDLDTGALAIAREGRFPATIEGDLSEERLRRFFYREGDHYRVRRELRDVVLFASHSLLRDPPFSHLDMISCRNLLIYLDRQLQQQVCSTFHYALNPGGFLFLGSSESADYPPGLFRTVDREARIYRSVAGAGERRPALPVLLGPHQAAERPPAVARPPSPSGSFGDAALHRQMLEKIAPPSMLVDESHRAVHLSENAGRFLQPSGGPVSTDATDLVREEFRFDLRAALHRAFERNEATLSMPILAQVDGQPHRVYLQVKPVLQGSDPTRHALVLFIEGEAIEKGENAVAEAGDGHPAANQTIRQLQEELQLAQNRLRVTREESEAANEELRAANEELQSMNEEYRSTAEELETSKEELQSINEELQTVNNELKLKLESVSRAHSDLQNLMAATDVATLFVNPSLRIKRFTPRLMEIFNVTANDEGRPITDFTHQLEYDALADDARSVLDHLASIEHEVRGRNDRWYLVRMRPYRTIDDKIDGVVATFVDITERRQAEENARESKQRLEQEARLVELSRSPIFVWDYDDGIKQWNRGSEELYGYSRDEAIGKVKEKLLKTKVPGSSFENLLRALLEDGHWSGELYHTTKEGNVLTVESHIELLPMGERRLVLESTRDVTDRKRWERRRQLLVNELSHRVKNTLAVVQSLARQTMRTSASHEDFVERFEGRLAALASAHKLLVESEWSGAELGALALSQLEAYSGSDGRRLQLEGEPVTLPPDTATPFGLVLHELATNAAKYGAFATGSGQVNLSWKRRNNNRHLTVTWKEHGGPPVEPPSEQGFGGVLIEKSLPGATVHRDFQPDGVVCTIDIELPEIPQNGADR, from the coding sequence ATGGGGCAGGAATCGGATCCGCCGATCGTGGGCATCGGAGCTTCGGCAGGAGGTGTCCAGGCACTCCAGACCTTCTTCGATCACATGCCGACCGATACCGATGCGGCCTTCGTGGTCATTGTCCACCTCGATCCGGACGCCAGGAGCGAGCTTGCCAGCATCCTGGCGTCGCGCACCAAGATGCCGGTGACGCAGGTCGAGGATCGGGCTCGACTTGAAAGCAACCACGTGTATGTCATCCCGCCGAACCGCAGGCTGAAGATCGGCGACGACACCATTTCAGCGCTCCCGTTCGAGGAGGCGCGGGCGCACCGGGCACCAATCGATCTGTTCTTTCGATCGCTTGCCGAGGAGCATGGACCCGGTTTCGCCGTCATTTTGACCGGCGCGGGGGCGGATGGTGCGATCGGCGTCAAGGCCATAAAGGAGGCGGGCGGCATCGTGCTCGTCCAGGATCCGAACGAGGCTGAATATGCCTCGATGCCCCGCAATGCCATTGCCACCGAGGTCGCGGACTTCGTGTTGCCGGTGCAAGAGCTTCCGGAACGGCTGGCGGAGCTTCTGGCCAACCGCAACTCGCTTCCGCCTGCCGAGGGACGGTCCAGCGATGAGGATGTGCTCGCGCGAATTCTCGCGCACGTGCGCGTCAGAACCGGGCACGATTTCTCGCAGTACAAACGGGCGACGATTCTGCGCCGCATCGGTCGGCGGGCGCAGGTAACCAGGAGGGAGTCGCTCGCCGATTATTATACCTATCTGCGCGGGAACGTGGAGGAGGCGCAGGCTCTTTTCAGCGACTTCCTGATTTCCGTGACCACGTTCTTTCGCGATCCCGCCCCCTTCAAATCGCTGGCCGACAACATCATTCCACAACTGTTCGACGGAAAGGAAGCCGGTGACAGCATCAGGGTCTGGGTTCCCGGCTGCGCCACTGGAGAGGAGACCTACACGATCGGCATCCTGTTGCTTGAGGAAGCCGCGCGTCGCGACCTCACGCAGGAAATCCAGGTGTTCGGCTCCGATCTCGATACCGGCGCCCTTGCGATCGCGCGTGAGGGACGGTTTCCGGCGACGATCGAAGGGGATCTTTCGGAGGAGAGACTGCGCCGGTTCTTCTACCGCGAGGGCGACCATTATCGCGTGCGCCGGGAGCTGCGCGATGTCGTTCTCTTCGCCAGCCATAGCTTGCTGCGCGATCCGCCCTTCTCCCACCTGGACATGATTTCTTGCCGGAACCTCCTGATCTATCTCGATCGGCAGCTTCAGCAGCAGGTATGCAGCACATTTCACTACGCGCTCAATCCGGGTGGGTTCCTTTTCCTCGGATCGTCGGAAAGCGCCGATTATCCGCCTGGACTCTTTCGCACAGTCGACCGTGAGGCGCGGATTTACCGCTCTGTTGCGGGCGCCGGAGAGCGGCGCCCGGCGCTGCCCGTGCTGCTCGGTCCACACCAAGCGGCGGAAAGACCTCCGGCTGTCGCCCGTCCTCCGTCGCCCTCCGGCAGTTTCGGTGATGCCGCCTTGCACCGCCAGATGCTCGAAAAGATTGCTCCGCCGAGCATGCTAGTGGATGAGAGCCATCGAGCGGTCCATCTTTCCGAAAACGCCGGCCGCTTCCTGCAACCGTCGGGCGGGCCGGTCAGCACGGATGCTACGGATCTAGTGCGCGAGGAGTTTCGCTTCGACCTCAGGGCGGCGCTGCATCGTGCCTTCGAGCGAAACGAAGCCACCTTGAGCATGCCGATCCTCGCCCAGGTCGACGGGCAGCCGCATCGCGTCTACCTCCAAGTGAAGCCGGTTCTGCAGGGAAGCGATCCGACGCGGCATGCCCTGGTGCTCTTCATCGAAGGTGAGGCGATCGAGAAGGGCGAAAACGCCGTTGCCGAGGCAGGCGACGGGCATCCGGCTGCCAACCAGACGATCCGGCAGTTGCAGGAAGAACTGCAACTCGCACAGAACCGGCTGCGGGTGACGCGGGAAGAATCCGAGGCGGCCAATGAGGAGCTGCGCGCCGCCAATGAAGAGCTCCAGTCGATGAACGAGGAATACCGTTCGACGGCGGAGGAACTCGAGACGAGCAAGGAGGAGCTTCAGTCCATCAACGAAGAGCTGCAGACGGTTAACAACGAGCTGAAGCTGAAGCTTGAAAGCGTCTCGCGTGCCCATAGCGATCTGCAGAATCTCATGGCCGCTACCGACGTCGCGACGCTTTTTGTCAATCCGTCGCTCCGCATCAAGCGTTTCACTCCGCGTCTGATGGAGATTTTCAACGTCACTGCCAACGACGAAGGACGGCCGATCACCGACTTCACCCATCAGCTCGAATATGACGCCTTGGCCGATGACGCGCGCTCCGTGCTGGACCACCTCGCGTCCATAGAACATGAGGTGAGGGGCCGCAACGACCGTTGGTATCTGGTGCGGATGCGCCCCTATCGCACGATTGACGACAAGATCGACGGTGTTGTGGCAACCTTCGTCGACATCACCGAACGGCGCCAGGCCGAAGAAAACGCGCGGGAGAGCAAACAGCGTCTCGAGCAGGAAGCGCGACTTGTGGAGCTTTCACGGTCGCCGATATTCGTCTGGGATTACGACGACGGCATCAAGCAGTGGAACCGGGGCAGCGAGGAGCTCTACGGCTACTCGCGGGATGAAGCCATCGGAAAAGTCAAGGAAAAGCTGCTCAAGACCAAGGTCCCCGGCTCCTCGTTCGAGAATCTGCTGCGGGCCCTTCTGGAAGACGGTCACTGGAGCGGCGAGCTGTACCACACGACCAAGGAAGGGAATGTGTTGACGGTTGAGAGCCACATCGAGCTCCTGCCGATGGGAGAGCGGCGCCTCGTTCTCGAAAGCACCCGTGACGTGACCGACCGCAAGCGATGGGAGCGGCGCCGGCAGCTCCTGGTGAACGAACTCAGCCATCGCGTCAAGAATACGCTGGCTGTCGTGCAATCGCTCGCGCGCCAGACAATGCGCACCTCGGCTTCGCATGAGGATTTCGTCGAGCGTTTCGAAGGGCGTCTCGCAGCGCTCGCAAGCGCGCACAAGTTGCTTGTCGAATCGGAATGGAGCGGCGCCGAGCTCGGCGCACTGGCGCTCAGCCAACTCGAGGCCTATTCGGGCAGCGACGGGCGGAGACTGCAGCTAGAGGGCGAGCCTGTGACGCTTCCGCCGGATACCGCGACGCCTTTCGGCCTCGTTCTCCATGAACTTGCCACCAATGCCGCGAAGTACGGAGCCTTCGCCACCGGAAGCGGACAGGTCAATCTCAGTTGGAAGCGTCGGAACAATAACCGCCACCTGACCGTTACGTGGAAAGAGCACGGTGGTCCGCCGGTCGAGCCGCCAAGCGAGCAGGGTTTCGGCGGCGTGTTGATCGAAAAGAGTTTGCCCGGAGCTACGGTTCATCGTGATTTCCAGCCGGATGGGGTCGTCTGCACGATCGACATCGAGCTTCCGGAGATCCCGCAAAATGGTGCGGACCGCTGA
- a CDS encoding response regulator gives MVRTADENQPLCGVRILIAEDEILIALDMEAAFRDAGADVVGPCTTLAAALDAVRNEALSLAVLDIRLGQATTEGVSDLLAEQGVPFLFYSGQSLPAEMQRKCNGALVVDKPATQQDLVGAAAKVLAA, from the coding sequence ATGGTGCGGACCGCTGACGAGAACCAACCGCTTTGCGGCGTCAGAATTCTGATCGCTGAGGACGAGATCTTGATCGCACTCGACATGGAGGCGGCGTTTCGGGACGCCGGCGCCGATGTCGTCGGCCCGTGCACGACACTCGCGGCGGCGCTGGATGCGGTCAGGAACGAAGCGCTTTCGCTCGCCGTACTCGACATCCGCCTCGGTCAGGCCACGACCGAAGGGGTCAGCGACCTGCTCGCCGAACAAGGCGTCCCCTTCCTCTTCTACAGCGGACAATCGTTGCCTGCCGAGATGCAACGGAAATGTAACGGCGCGCTCGTCGTCGACAAACCGGCCACCCAGCAGGACCTTGTTGGCGCTGCCGCCAAGGTGCTGGCCGCCTAG
- a CDS encoding MarR family winged helix-turn-helix transcriptional regulator, which produces MAFNRMESATYLASLLAKGFSRALQERGQKLGFAPGQFPVLLELWSEEGLTQRQLLDRLDIEQATMANTLARMERDGLITRRQHPYDRRSQQIFLTERAREIEAAAKEAALAAEQSLLSGFRRFERELMLEYMRMALANTARNGDVS; this is translated from the coding sequence ATGGCCTTCAATCGTATGGAATCTGCGACTTACCTGGCCAGCCTGCTGGCAAAAGGTTTCTCGCGCGCCCTGCAGGAGCGGGGCCAGAAGCTCGGCTTCGCGCCCGGCCAGTTTCCGGTTCTGCTTGAGCTCTGGTCCGAGGAAGGGTTGACGCAAAGGCAGCTCCTCGATCGGCTGGACATCGAGCAGGCGACCATGGCCAACACGCTCGCCCGCATGGAGCGCGACGGGCTCATTACCCGCCGCCAGCACCCGTACGACCGGCGCTCGCAACAGATCTTCCTGACGGAACGGGCGAGAGAGATCGAGGCGGCGGCGAAGGAAGCAGCGCTCGCGGCGGAGCAATCCCTGCTGTCCGGCTTTCGCCGCTTCGAAAGGGAACTGATGCTCGAATACATGCGCATGGCGCTCGCCAATACCGCCCGCAACGGCGACGTTTCCTGA
- a CDS encoding chemotaxis protein CheB yields MAHRDVIAIGGSMGAIGALKHLLRELPSDFAATVFVVIHVGARGKDLLADIFNQHAEIAVKTAVDGEHVERGCVYVAPADHHLLVLDDRIRLGRGPRENLSRPAVDPLFRSVGLSYGPRAVGVVLTGMLNDGAAGLADLKRCGGVTVVQNPSDAVEPGMPMGALQTSDVDYRAPLADLPSLLLKLTDEEPGPAVSIPPDIRLEVDIALGRPVTPAAIDTIADAVPLSCPACGGVLSEIRSWPPLRFRCQVGHAYTSETLATEKEGAVDEAMRVALRIVEERVTLCEKMADDAWRSGLDAAARANERRAEEIRAHAETLRGAILAKADMPTDKVDDAE; encoded by the coding sequence ATGGCCCACCGCGACGTGATCGCGATAGGAGGGTCGATGGGAGCAATCGGTGCATTGAAACATCTGCTTCGCGAGCTTCCTTCCGACTTCGCCGCCACTGTATTCGTCGTCATTCATGTGGGCGCGCGCGGCAAAGATCTGCTCGCCGATATTTTCAACCAGCATGCGGAGATTGCCGTCAAGACAGCGGTCGATGGCGAGCACGTCGAGCGCGGATGCGTTTACGTTGCGCCGGCCGACCATCATCTCCTCGTCCTCGACGACAGGATTCGGCTCGGCCGCGGGCCGCGGGAGAACCTCTCTCGACCGGCAGTCGACCCGCTCTTCCGATCCGTTGGCCTGAGCTACGGGCCAAGGGCGGTGGGGGTCGTGCTGACCGGCATGTTGAATGACGGAGCGGCCGGCCTTGCCGACCTCAAGCGATGCGGCGGTGTCACCGTTGTCCAAAATCCGTCGGACGCGGTTGAACCCGGCATGCCCATGGGAGCGCTCCAAACCAGCGATGTGGACTATCGGGCTCCGCTCGCGGACCTCCCCTCCCTGCTGCTCAAGCTCACCGACGAAGAGCCAGGTCCCGCTGTTTCCATACCGCCCGATATCAGGCTGGAGGTCGATATAGCGCTCGGCCGCCCGGTCACTCCTGCGGCGATCGACACGATCGCAGACGCCGTACCCCTCTCCTGTCCAGCCTGCGGCGGTGTACTTTCCGAAATCAGGAGCTGGCCGCCTCTCAGATTCCGCTGTCAGGTCGGCCACGCCTACACATCCGAGACACTGGCCACCGAGAAGGAGGGGGCCGTGGACGAGGCGATGCGGGTTGCGCTCAGGATCGTCGAGGAAAGGGTGACGCTCTGCGAGAAGATGGCGGACGACGCCTGGCGCAGCGGACTGGACGCGGCCGCCAGAGCAAACGAGCGGCGGGCGGAAGAAATCAGAGCGCACGCCGAAACCTTGCGCGGCGCGATTCTTGCCAAAGCCGACATGCCCACCGACAAGGTCGACGATGCAGAGTAG
- the polA gene encoding DNA polymerase I produces the protein MKNGDHLFLVDGSGFIFRAFHAIPPLNRKSDGLPVNAVAGFCNMLWKLLTDARDTSVGVAPTHFAVIFDYSSKTFRNVLYDQYKANRTAPPEDLIPQFGLIRHATRAFNLPCIEKEGYEADDLIATYARLAEEAGAGVTIVSSDKDLMQLVTSRVSMYDSMKDKQITIPDVIEKWGVPPEKMIDLQAMTGDSTDNVPGIPGIGPKTAAQLLEEYGDLETLLARAGEIKQQKRRENIIANAELARLSRELVTLKKDTPLDVPLEELRLEPQNGPKLIAFLKTMEFNTLTRRVAAATDTDAEAVEAAHVPIEWGIEAHGPDLDTGEAAGPPPSTQSSSAAPPRGTAAKAAVSFLSNGQDADTTGATPQGLARARAEIFAKASFDRSGYVAIRDLATLDRWIADARDAGVVGFDAAATSLDAMQADLVGFSLAIADYGDNPSGTKIRAAYVPLIHKNGAGDLLGGGLLENQVPVREALSRLKTLLEDPSVLKVAQNLKFDYLLMKRHGITMQSFDDTMLMSYVIDAGNGAHGMDSLSERWLNHKPTAYKDITGSGRSSLTFDFVDVDRATAYVAEEADVTLRLWHVLKPQLASKGLTRVYERLERPLVGVLAHMEERGITVDRQILSRLSGELAQGAAALEDEIYRLAGETFTIGSPKQLGDILFGKMGLPGGSKTKTGQWSTSAQVLEELAAEGHDLPRKIVDWRQLTKLKSTYTDALPGFVHPQTRRVHTSYALAATTTGRLSSADPNLQNIPVRTAEGRKIRTAFIATPGHKLVSADYSQIELRVLAHVADIPQLRQAFADGVDIHAMTASEMFGVPVDGMPGEIRRRAKAINFGIIYGISAFGLANQLSIERSEASEYIKKYFERFPGIRDYMENTKAFAREHGYVETIFGRRAHYPDIRSSNPSHRAFNERASINAPIQGSAADIIRRAMVKMEPALGEAKLSARMLLQVHDELIFEVEDGETERTIPVIVSVMENAAMPALNMKVPLKVDARAAHNWEEAH, from the coding sequence ATGAAAAACGGTGATCACCTCTTCCTCGTCGACGGTTCCGGCTTCATCTTCCGGGCCTTCCATGCCATCCCGCCGCTCAACCGCAAGTCCGACGGTCTTCCGGTCAATGCGGTTGCCGGCTTCTGCAACATGCTCTGGAAGCTGCTGACTGACGCGCGCGATACGTCGGTCGGCGTGGCACCGACGCATTTCGCGGTGATCTTCGACTATTCCTCGAAGACCTTCCGCAACGTGCTTTACGACCAGTACAAGGCGAATCGCACTGCGCCGCCCGAAGATCTGATCCCGCAGTTCGGGCTGATCCGGCATGCCACCCGCGCCTTCAACCTGCCTTGCATCGAGAAGGAAGGCTATGAGGCGGACGACCTGATTGCGACCTACGCCCGCCTTGCCGAAGAGGCGGGCGCCGGTGTCACGATCGTTTCCTCGGACAAGGACCTGATGCAGCTGGTAACGTCCAGGGTGTCGATGTACGACAGCATGAAGGACAAGCAGATCACGATCCCCGACGTGATCGAAAAATGGGGCGTGCCGCCGGAGAAGATGATCGATCTCCAGGCGATGACCGGCGATTCGACCGATAACGTGCCGGGGATTCCCGGCATCGGACCGAAAACCGCAGCGCAATTGCTCGAAGAATACGGCGACCTCGAGACGTTGCTTGCGCGCGCCGGCGAAATCAAGCAGCAGAAGCGGCGCGAGAACATTATCGCCAATGCCGAGCTTGCGCGCCTTTCCCGCGAACTCGTGACCCTGAAGAAGGATACGCCTCTCGACGTTCCGCTCGAAGAGCTGAGACTCGAGCCGCAAAACGGCCCGAAGCTCATCGCTTTCTTGAAGACCATGGAATTCAACACGCTGACGCGCCGTGTCGCAGCGGCGACGGATACGGACGCTGAGGCTGTCGAAGCGGCGCATGTGCCGATCGAATGGGGCATAGAAGCGCACGGACCGGATCTCGATACCGGCGAGGCGGCCGGCCCGCCGCCTTCCACGCAATCGTCGAGCGCTGCACCGCCGCGCGGAACGGCGGCCAAGGCGGCCGTTTCCTTCCTCTCGAACGGCCAGGATGCAGACACCACAGGCGCGACACCGCAGGGTCTGGCGCGGGCGCGTGCAGAAATCTTTGCCAAGGCTTCTTTCGATCGCTCCGGTTATGTCGCGATCCGCGATCTTGCGACGCTTGACCGGTGGATCGCCGATGCGCGCGATGCCGGCGTCGTTGGCTTCGACGCTGCAGCGACATCGCTCGACGCCATGCAGGCGGATCTGGTCGGCTTCTCGCTGGCGATCGCCGATTACGGTGACAACCCCTCCGGCACGAAGATCCGGGCGGCCTACGTGCCGCTGATCCACAAGAATGGCGCTGGCGATCTGCTTGGCGGCGGTCTCCTCGAAAATCAGGTCCCCGTCCGCGAGGCGCTGAGCCGGCTAAAGACATTGCTCGAGGATCCGTCGGTATTGAAGGTCGCCCAGAACCTGAAATTCGACTATCTCCTGATGAAGCGGCATGGCATCACCATGCAAAGCTTCGACGACACCATGTTGATGTCCTATGTCATCGATGCCGGCAACGGTGCTCATGGCATGGATTCCCTGTCCGAGCGATGGCTCAACCACAAGCCCACGGCCTACAAGGACATCACCGGCAGCGGCCGGTCTTCGCTTACATTCGACTTCGTCGATGTCGACCGGGCGACTGCCTATGTGGCGGAAGAGGCCGACGTGACGCTGCGTCTCTGGCACGTCCTGAAACCGCAACTTGCCTCCAAGGGCCTCACTCGCGTCTACGAGCGACTTGAGAGACCGCTGGTCGGTGTCCTTGCCCATATGGAGGAGCGCGGCATCACCGTCGATCGCCAAATTCTCTCGCGCCTCTCGGGAGAGCTTGCGCAGGGCGCGGCGGCGCTCGAAGACGAAATCTATCGCCTGGCCGGGGAAACCTTCACGATCGGCTCGCCGAAGCAACTCGGCGACATTCTCTTCGGCAAGATGGGATTGCCAGGGGGATCGAAAACCAAGACCGGCCAATGGTCGACTTCGGCGCAGGTTCTCGAGGAGCTTGCCGCCGAGGGTCATGACCTGCCGCGCAAGATCGTCGATTGGCGCCAGCTCACCAAGCTGAAATCCACCTACACCGACGCCCTGCCGGGCTTCGTACACCCGCAAACACGGCGCGTGCATACGTCCTATGCTTTGGCGGCGACGACCACGGGCCGCCTCTCCTCGGCCGACCCCAACCTGCAGAACATTCCGGTCAGGACCGCCGAGGGCCGCAAGATCCGCACGGCCTTCATCGCGACGCCGGGACACAAGCTGGTTTCGGCGGACTACAGCCAGATCGAGCTTCGGGTGCTGGCGCATGTGGCGGATATTCCGCAACTCCGCCAGGCCTTCGCCGACGGCGTCGACATCCACGCGATGACTGCTTCCGAGATGTTCGGGGTTCCCGTCGACGGCATGCCAGGCGAAATCCGCCGTCGCGCCAAGGCGATCAATTTCGGCATCATCTACGGCATCTCCGCCTTCGGGCTTGCCAATCAGCTTTCGATCGAGCGTTCGGAGGCCAGTGAATACATCAAGAAGTATTTCGAGCGCTTCCCTGGCATCCGCGACTATATGGAGAACACCAAGGCCTTCGCTCGCGAGCACGGCTATGTCGAAACGATCTTTGGCCGCCGTGCCCACTATCCCGATATCCGCTCCTCCAACCCGTCGCATCGCGCCTTCAACGAACGCGCGTCGATCAATGCGCCGATCCAGGGCTCTGCCGCCGACATCATCCGCCGCGCCATGGTGAAGATGGAGCCGGCGCTGGGCGAGGCGAAGCTGTCCGCGCGCATGCTGCTTCAGGTCCACGATGAATTGATCTTCGAGGTCGAGGACGGCGAAACCGAACGCACCATTCCGGTGATCGTCTCGGTGATGGAAAACGCTGCCATGCCGGCGCTCAACATGAAGGTGCCGCTGAAGGTCGACGCCCGCGCCGCGCACAACTGGGAAGAGGCGCATTGA
- a CDS encoding M20/M25/M40 family metallo-hydrolase gives MMADITPVLERADANLPKSLDRLFDLVRIKSISTDPTFKAECRKAAEWLVAELNTLGFTASVRETPGHPMVVAHHVGAKANAPHVLFYGHYDVQPVDPLNLWDAPPFEPAIKEIEPGRKVITGRGTSDDKGQLMTFLEAVRAYKEIHDALPCRITILFEGEEESGSPSLKPFLQANAAELKADYALVCDTSMWDGETPAISAGLRGLVGEEILIKAADRDLHSGYFGGAAANPIHILTDILAGLHDETGRITLENFYDGVEETPGQIKAAWDTLGQTAEKFLGQIGLSIPSGEKGRSVLELTWARPTAEVNGITGGYTGEGFKTVIAAEASAKVSFRLVGHQDPAKIREAFRAYARSKVPADCSVEFHAHGGSPAIHLPYDSSLLNTAKMALSDEWPKPAVVIGMGGSIPIVGDFQKMLGIESLLVGFGLSDDRIHSPNEKYELTSFHKGIRSWIRILDALAA, from the coding sequence ATGATGGCAGACATTACCCCTGTTCTGGAGCGCGCCGACGCCAATCTTCCGAAGAGCCTGGATCGGCTTTTCGATCTCGTCCGCATCAAGTCCATTTCCACGGACCCGACCTTCAAGGCGGAGTGCCGCAAGGCGGCCGAGTGGCTCGTCGCGGAACTGAACACGCTCGGCTTCACTGCCTCCGTACGCGAAACACCCGGCCATCCGATGGTCGTCGCCCACCACGTCGGCGCAAAGGCGAATGCTCCGCACGTGCTGTTCTACGGCCACTACGACGTGCAGCCGGTCGACCCGCTGAATCTCTGGGACGCTCCTCCGTTCGAACCGGCGATCAAGGAGATCGAGCCCGGGCGCAAGGTTATTACCGGCCGCGGCACGTCCGACGACAAAGGCCAGTTGATGACCTTCCTCGAAGCCGTGCGCGCCTACAAGGAGATCCATGACGCCCTTCCCTGCCGGATCACCATTCTCTTCGAGGGTGAGGAAGAATCGGGCTCGCCGTCGCTGAAGCCCTTCCTCCAGGCCAATGCCGCCGAACTCAAGGCAGACTATGCGCTCGTCTGCGACACGAGCATGTGGGACGGCGAGACGCCGGCGATTTCCGCAGGCCTGCGCGGCCTCGTCGGCGAGGAGATCCTCATCAAGGCTGCCGATCGCGATCTGCATTCGGGCTATTTCGGCGGCGCGGCAGCGAACCCGATCCACATCCTGACCGACATCCTTGCCGGGCTGCACGACGAGACGGGGCGCATCACGCTCGAAAATTTCTACGATGGCGTCGAGGAGACGCCCGGCCAGATCAAGGCGGCCTGGGACACGCTCGGTCAGACGGCCGAGAAGTTCCTCGGCCAGATCGGTCTGTCGATCCCTTCCGGCGAGAAGGGACGCTCCGTGCTCGAATTGACCTGGGCGCGCCCGACGGCCGAGGTCAACGGCATCACCGGCGGCTATACGGGCGAAGGCTTCAAGACCGTGATCGCGGCTGAGGCATCGGCGAAAGTGTCGTTCCGCCTCGTCGGCCATCAGGATCCGGCCAAGATCCGCGAGGCCTTCCGCGCCTATGCACGGTCGAAGGTGCCGGCGGACTGCTCGGTGGAATTCCATGCCCATGGCGGCTCGCCGGCGATCCACCTGCCCTATGATTCGTCCCTGCTGAACACGGCGAAGATGGCGCTTTCCGATGAATGGCCGAAACCCGCGGTCGTGATCGGCATGGGCGGCTCGATCCCGATCGTCGGCGATTTCCAGAAGATGCTCGGCATCGAATCGCTGCTCGTCGGCTTCGGTCTTTCCGACGACCGCATTCATTCACCGAACGAGAAATACGAGCTTACGTCCTTCCACAAAGGTATCCGCTCGTGGATCCGGATCCTCGACGCGTTGGCCGCCTGA
- a CDS encoding TetR family transcriptional regulator yields the protein MRRTKADAEATRQKILNAAERVFYAKGVSNTTLEEVAKAAGVTRGAIYWHFANKTNLFLALYDAVPLPQEDMIARDIETEASDTLAIVESATVDWLDTLAKDEQRQRILAIMLRCDYDSDMSAVLVRQKEIDERHDAVLELAFARALDRGQLQVNWTPASAARALRWLMMGLCTEWLLFGRRFDLAAEGRDALKRLFASFRTTRPAESAA from the coding sequence ATGCGCCGAACCAAGGCCGACGCCGAGGCAACACGACAGAAGATCCTGAACGCCGCCGAGCGGGTGTTTTACGCCAAGGGTGTCTCCAATACGACGCTTGAGGAGGTGGCCAAGGCTGCCGGGGTTACGCGCGGCGCCATCTATTGGCACTTCGCCAACAAGACCAATCTCTTCCTGGCGCTCTACGATGCGGTGCCGCTGCCGCAGGAAGACATGATCGCGCGCGACATCGAGACCGAAGCTTCCGACACGCTCGCGATCGTCGAAAGCGCGACCGTCGATTGGCTGGATACGCTTGCCAAGGACGAGCAGCGGCAGCGTATTCTCGCGATCATGCTCCGATGCGACTACGACAGCGACATGTCCGCGGTGCTGGTGCGGCAGAAGGAAATCGACGAGCGGCACGACGCGGTGCTCGAACTCGCCTTCGCGCGTGCGCTCGACCGAGGGCAACTGCAAGTCAACTGGACGCCGGCTTCCGCCGCGCGCGCCTTGCGCTGGCTGATGATGGGATTGTGCACCGAATGGCTGCTGTTCGGACGCCGGTTCGATCTGGCGGCCGAGGGACGCGACGCACTCAAACGCCTCTTCGCCAGCTTCCGGACCACACGTCCCGCGGAGTCCGCGGCCTGA